One genomic segment of Pseudomonas sp. RU47 includes these proteins:
- a CDS encoding LysR family transcriptional regulator, which translates to MLIDEELTLKKLEVFLAFMRTGNLARAAAELQTSNVSVHRAIHSLESALRCPLFKHEGRNLTPLESAYVLEERAQKLINDVVESVRLTREAAGFSAERFKLGSLYSLTVKTVPQLIMGLKIRRSELNIDLILGSNIDLLYKLKNMEVDAILVSLDDSINDPDCEQIALFSDDIFLATPADSKFAQRSEVDLAEVRDETFITLTQGFATHQDGNRVFKQAGFEPKVAMQVNDIFTLLSMVSSGVGYALLPGRIAAVYENRVKLIPLQEKYRLQQHIGVVFLKAKERDPNLLALLAECRMYANRQAGV; encoded by the coding sequence ATGCTGATCGACGAAGAATTGACCCTGAAAAAACTCGAGGTGTTCCTCGCCTTCATGCGCACCGGCAACCTCGCCCGTGCTGCTGCCGAGTTGCAGACCAGCAACGTCAGCGTGCACCGCGCGATTCACTCGCTGGAAAGCGCCCTGCGCTGCCCGCTGTTCAAACACGAAGGCCGCAATCTGACGCCGCTGGAAAGTGCCTATGTATTGGAGGAACGCGCGCAGAAGCTGATCAACGACGTTGTCGAAAGCGTGCGCCTGACCCGCGAAGCCGCCGGGTTCTCCGCCGAACGTTTCAAGCTTGGCTCGCTGTATTCACTGACCGTTAAAACCGTACCGCAACTGATCATGGGCCTGAAGATCCGCCGCAGCGAACTCAACATCGACCTGATCCTCGGCTCGAATATCGACCTGCTGTACAAGCTGAAGAACATGGAAGTCGACGCGATTCTGGTGTCGCTGGACGACAGCATCAACGACCCGGATTGCGAGCAGATTGCGCTGTTTTCCGACGATATCTTCCTCGCCACGCCGGCGGATTCAAAGTTCGCGCAACGCAGTGAAGTGGATCTGGCTGAAGTGCGCGATGAGACTTTCATCACCCTGACTCAGGGCTTTGCCACGCATCAGGACGGTAACCGGGTGTTCAAGCAGGCGGGGTTCGAGCCGAAGGTGGCGATGCAGGTGAATGACATCTTCACGCTGTTGAGCATGGTCAGCTCTGGGGTGGGTTACGCGTTGCTGCCGGGACGGATTGCGGCGGTGTATGAGAATCGGGTGAAGCTGATTCCGTTGCAGGAGAAGTACCGGTTGCAGCAGCACATTGGCGTGGTGTTTTTGAAGGCCAAGGAAAGGGACCCGAATTTGCTGGCGTTGCTGGCGGAGTGTCGGATGTATGCGAATCGGCAGGCTGGGGTTTAG
- a CDS encoding YceI family protein — protein sequence MLKKTLAALAIGSALLSAQAMAADYKIDKEGQHAFVDWKISHLGYSFIHGTFKDFDGTFSWDSAKPEASKISVDVKTASLWSNHAERDKHIASKDFLDVGKFADAKFVSTAVKSTGEKTADVTGDLTLHGVTKPVTFKATFNGEGKDPWGGERAGFNAKTTLNLNDFGIKGPGPTSQTADLDISLEGVKVK from the coding sequence ATGTTGAAAAAGACTCTGGCCGCTCTGGCAATCGGTTCTGCACTGCTCTCGGCCCAGGCCATGGCAGCGGACTACAAAATCGACAAGGAAGGCCAGCACGCCTTCGTTGACTGGAAAATCAGCCACCTGGGTTACAGCTTCATCCACGGTACCTTCAAGGATTTCGACGGTACTTTCTCGTGGGATTCGGCCAAGCCTGAAGCCAGCAAGATCTCGGTTGATGTGAAAACCGCCAGCCTGTGGTCGAACCACGCTGAACGTGACAAGCACATCGCCAGCAAAGACTTCCTGGACGTGGGCAAGTTTGCTGATGCCAAGTTCGTCTCCACCGCCGTTAAATCGACCGGTGAAAAGACTGCTGACGTGACTGGCGACCTGACCCTGCACGGCGTGACCAAACCTGTAACCTTCAAAGCCACATTCAACGGCGAAGGCAAGGATCCATGGGGCGGCGAGCGTGCTGGCTTCAACGCCAAGACCACCCTCAACCTGAACGATTTCGGGATCAAGGGCCCAGGTCCTACCTCGCAGACTGCGGATCTGGACATCTCGCTGGAAGGCGTGAAAGTTAAGTAA
- a CDS encoding 16S rRNA (uracil(1498)-N(3))-methyltransferase, with protein sequence MRLSRFFIDAPLSTGEHELPEAQAHYISRVLRMAEGDAVQLFDGSGHEFRGALLEVGKKRVTVQINEQFAGQVESPLHIHLGQGLSRGERMDWAIQKATELGVNEITPIFSDRCEVRLKDERADKRLLHWRQVAISACEQCGRSRVPVIHPPVLLADWIKQTEAELKLVLHPVAEPLVSHAKPATLAFLIGPEGGLTDAEVEQAKGNGFHAARLGPRVLRTETAPVVALAVAQQLWGDF encoded by the coding sequence ATGAGACTGTCCCGCTTCTTTATCGACGCCCCCCTGAGCACTGGCGAACACGAATTGCCGGAAGCCCAGGCGCATTACATCAGCCGCGTGCTGCGCATGGCCGAGGGCGATGCGGTGCAGTTGTTCGACGGTTCTGGCCATGAGTTTCGCGGCGCTCTGCTGGAAGTCGGCAAGAAGCGCGTGACCGTTCAGATCAATGAGCAATTCGCCGGTCAGGTCGAATCGCCGCTGCACATCCACCTAGGCCAGGGCCTGTCCCGTGGCGAGCGGATGGATTGGGCGATTCAGAAAGCCACCGAGCTGGGCGTGAATGAAATCACGCCGATCTTCAGTGACCGCTGCGAAGTCCGCCTCAAGGACGAACGCGCCGACAAACGCCTGCTGCACTGGCGTCAGGTGGCGATCAGCGCCTGCGAGCAGTGTGGTCGTTCGCGGGTGCCGGTGATTCATCCGCCGGTGTTGCTGGCGGACTGGATCAAGCAGACCGAAGCCGAGTTGAAGCTGGTGCTGCACCCGGTAGCGGAGCCGTTGGTGAGTCATGCCAAACCGGCGACTTTGGCGTTTCTGATCGGGCCTGAAGGCGGTTTGACTGACGCTGAAGTCGAGCAAGCCAAAGGCAACGGTTTCCACGCCGCTCGCCTCGGCCCACGCGTATTGCGTACCGAGACCGCGCCAGTGGTGGCACTGGCGGTGGCCCAGCAGCTTTGGGGGGATTTCTAA
- a CDS encoding flavin monoamine oxidase family protein encodes MSVGWLRACALVMLGLFSVTALAKDKTAIVIGGGLSGLTAAYELQNRGWQVTLLEAKPSLGGRSGMATSEWIGNDKTQPVLNKYVSTFKLGTTPAPEFVRTPGYLIDGEYFSAADLATKQPATADALKRYQKTLDDLARSIDDPQNPAATSTLHALDQITVSSWLDKQNLPATARQLINQDIRTHYDEPSRLSLLYFAQQNRVYRGISDRDLRASRLVGGSQVLAQAFVKQIKTIKTNSPVSAITQDKDGVTVKVGAVGYQADYVVLAVPLRALNKIALTPALDAQHLAAIKGTNYGWRDQIMLKFKTPVWESKARMSGEIYSNTGLGMLWIEPALKGGANVVINLSGDNARVMQAFGDKQMVDQVLIRLHAFYPQARGSFTGYEIRRYSTDPSMGGAYLAYGPGQISKFWRLWERPLQRVTFAGEHTDTLYPGTLEGALRTGQRAASQVEDLAAGKSFEPAKVVPAAAAAGAAGAVAAKKGNFFTNLFGGSDDEKKPEPVKAPEPAPAPVAPAPAPTPAPAPAPVEAPKPATPVKAEPAKKAAAKPAAKKPAAKTEAKKAPAKPAAKKAEPAKKPAAKPAATTETKAQ; translated from the coding sequence ATGTCTGTCGGTTGGCTGCGCGCCTGTGCGCTGGTGATGTTGGGGCTGTTCAGCGTTACAGCGCTGGCCAAGGATAAAACTGCAATCGTGATCGGCGGCGGCCTCTCGGGCCTGACTGCCGCTTATGAGCTGCAAAACAGAGGCTGGCAGGTCACCCTGCTGGAAGCCAAACCGAGCCTGGGCGGACGCTCGGGCATGGCCACCAGCGAGTGGATCGGCAACGACAAGACCCAGCCGGTGCTGAACAAGTACGTGTCGACCTTCAAGCTCGGCACCACGCCGGCCCCTGAATTCGTGCGTACCCCGGGCTACCTGATCGACGGCGAGTATTTCTCTGCCGCCGATCTGGCGACCAAGCAGCCAGCCACTGCTGATGCCTTGAAGCGCTACCAGAAAACCCTCGACGATCTGGCGCGTTCGATCGACGATCCGCAAAACCCGGCGGCGACCAGCACCCTGCACGCGCTGGACCAGATCACCGTATCGAGCTGGCTCGATAAGCAAAACCTGCCGGCCACCGCGCGTCAGCTGATCAACCAGGATATCCGCACCCACTACGACGAGCCTTCGCGCCTTTCGCTGCTGTACTTTGCTCAGCAGAACCGTGTCTATCGCGGCATCTCCGACCGTGACCTGCGTGCTTCGCGTCTGGTCGGCGGCAGCCAGGTGCTGGCACAGGCGTTCGTCAAACAGATCAAAACGATCAAGACCAATTCGCCGGTGTCGGCGATCACTCAGGACAAGGACGGCGTGACTGTCAAGGTCGGCGCTGTTGGCTATCAGGCTGACTACGTGGTGTTGGCCGTGCCGCTGCGTGCACTGAACAAGATTGCCCTGACCCCGGCGCTGGATGCTCAGCACTTGGCCGCGATCAAGGGCACCAACTACGGCTGGCGCGACCAGATCATGCTGAAGTTCAAGACGCCGGTGTGGGAAAGCAAGGCGCGCATGTCCGGCGAGATCTATAGCAACACCGGTCTCGGCATGCTCTGGATCGAGCCTGCCCTGAAGGGCGGCGCCAACGTGGTGATCAACCTGTCCGGCGACAATGCCCGCGTGATGCAGGCGTTCGGCGACAAACAGATGGTCGATCAGGTGCTGATCCGTCTGCACGCGTTTTATCCACAGGCCCGTGGCTCGTTCACCGGTTATGAAATCCGTCGTTACAGCACCGACCCGTCGATGGGCGGCGCCTACCTGGCTTACGGCCCGGGGCAGATCAGCAAGTTCTGGCGCCTGTGGGAACGTCCGCTGCAACGCGTGACGTTCGCCGGCGAACACACTGACACCTTGTACCCGGGCACGCTGGAAGGCGCATTGCGCACCGGTCAGCGTGCGGCCAGTCAGGTTGAAGATCTGGCGGCAGGCAAATCGTTCGAGCCAGCCAAAGTGGTTCCGGCTGCAGCAGCGGCAGGCGCGGCGGGTGCCGTGGCGGCGAAGAAGGGCAACTTCTTCACTAATCTGTTCGGCGGTTCGGATGACGAGAAGAAGCCTGAGCCTGTGAAGGCGCCAGAGCCGGCTCCTGCACCGGTCGCTCCAGCGCCTGCGCCGACCCCGGCACCTGCGCCAGCTCCGGTGGAAGCACCGAAACCAGCGACCCCGGTGAAAGCTGAACCGGCGAAGAAAGCAGCGGCCAAGCCAGCGGCGAAGAAGCCTGCAGCTAAAACCGAGGCGAAGAAGGCCCCGGCCAAACCGGCAGCGAAAAAGGCCGAACCGGCGAAGAAGCCAGCGGCCAAGCCGGCAGCCACTACTGAGACCAAGGCGCAGTAA
- the trhA gene encoding PAQR family membrane homeostasis protein TrhA, producing the protein MYHGERLNAWTHLVGAVAAFIGGVWMLVIACLDGSPWKIVSVAIYAFTLLVLYSASTVYHSVRGRKKAIMKKVDHFSIYLLIAGSYTPFCLVTLRGPWGWTLFGIVWGLALIGILQEIKPRSEARILSIVIYAVMGWIVLVAVKPLIAALGTTGFAWLASGGVLYTVGIIFFALDHRLRHAHGIWHLFVIAGSLLHFVAILFYVL; encoded by the coding sequence ATGTATCACGGAGAACGATTGAACGCCTGGACCCATCTGGTCGGGGCGGTGGCGGCATTTATTGGTGGCGTCTGGATGTTGGTGATTGCCTGCCTGGACGGCAGCCCGTGGAAGATTGTCAGTGTGGCGATTTACGCGTTTACCTTGCTGGTGCTCTACAGCGCCTCGACCGTGTACCACAGCGTGCGCGGGCGCAAGAAAGCGATCATGAAGAAGGTCGATCACTTTTCAATCTACCTGTTGATTGCCGGCAGTTATACGCCGTTCTGCCTGGTCACCCTGCGCGGGCCGTGGGGCTGGACGCTGTTCGGGATTGTCTGGGGGCTGGCGTTGATCGGCATCCTGCAAGAGATCAAACCGCGTTCCGAAGCGCGGATTCTGTCGATCGTGATTTACGCGGTGATGGGCTGGATTGTGTTGGTGGCGGTCAAGCCGCTGATCGCGGCGCTGGGCACTACCGGGTTTGCCTGGCTGGCGTCGGGCGGGGTTTTGTATACGGTGGGGATTATCTTTTTTGCCTTGGATCACCGGCTGCGGCATGCGCATGGGATCTGGCATCTGTTTGTGATCGCGGGGAGTTTGCTGCACTTTGTCGCGATCTTGTTTTACGTCCTCTAG
- a CDS encoding DEAD/DEAH box helicase — protein MSFASLGLSEALVRAIEDAGYTEPTPVQQRAIPAVLQGRDLMVAAQTGTGKTGGFALPILERLFPNGHPDKSQRHGPRQPRVLVLTPTRELAAQVHESFKIYARDLKFVSACIFGGVGMNPQVQAMSRGVDVLVACPGRLLDLCGQGSVDLSHVEILVLDEADRMLDMGFVHDVKKVLARLPSKRQNLLFSATFSKDITDLAGKLLHNPERIEVTPPNTTVERIEQRVFRLPASHKRALLAHLITAGAWEQVLVFTRTKHGANRLAEYLDKHGLPAVAIHGNKSQNARTKALADFKANQVRILVATDIAARGLDIDQLPHVVNFELPNVDEDYVHRIGRTGRAGRSGEAISLVAPDEEKLLKSIERMTKQKIADGDLMGFDSSTIEAEKPEVRERPDVRNPRNPRGPRGDGPNGGGGGGGRKDKGKDKGKEKPAGERGERPARQQKPREGTPAREQRPSQPPRAAADRAPDEFLDDDVDNFGNRVDYVPKPAPAGGRGRRPGAPAQGAGAGSGAPRGGQSQGRQNGPRNSNGSSTGTPPAKRSGGPRNGAPRDGQSGRRDESASSSRNRRPARDDQPRSEPAVQNPRSTGPKIMHKESKADRFPTPEQLDQLPSRPRGEKPALLTRNR, from the coding sequence ATGTCCTTTGCTTCCCTCGGTCTCTCCGAGGCTTTAGTCCGCGCCATCGAAGATGCGGGCTATACCGAGCCTACTCCGGTGCAACAGCGGGCCATTCCCGCCGTGTTGCAAGGTCGCGACCTGATGGTTGCGGCACAGACAGGTACCGGTAAAACCGGCGGTTTCGCCCTTCCGATCCTGGAGCGGTTGTTCCCCAACGGTCACCCGGACAAATCCCAGCGTCATGGCCCGCGTCAACCGCGCGTACTGGTCCTGACCCCGACCCGCGAACTCGCGGCCCAGGTTCACGAGAGCTTCAAGATCTACGCCCGTGACCTGAAATTCGTCAGCGCCTGCATCTTCGGCGGCGTCGGCATGAACCCGCAGGTTCAGGCCATGTCCCGTGGCGTCGACGTGCTCGTCGCCTGCCCGGGTCGTTTGCTCGATCTGTGCGGCCAAGGCAGCGTTGACCTGTCCCACGTGGAAATTCTCGTCCTCGACGAAGCCGACCGCATGCTCGACATGGGTTTTGTGCACGACGTGAAGAAAGTCCTCGCGCGCCTGCCGTCCAAGCGTCAGAACCTGCTGTTCTCGGCGACGTTCTCCAAAGACATCACCGACCTCGCCGGCAAGCTGCTGCACAACCCGGAACGCATCGAAGTGACGCCGCCGAACACCACGGTCGAGCGCATCGAACAACGCGTATTCCGTCTGCCTGCCAGCCACAAACGTGCGCTGCTGGCCCACCTGATCACCGCCGGCGCGTGGGAACAGGTATTGGTGTTCACTCGCACCAAGCACGGCGCCAACCGTCTGGCCGAGTACCTGGACAAGCACGGCCTGCCGGCTGTGGCGATCCACGGTAACAAGAGCCAGAACGCGCGCACCAAAGCGCTGGCCGACTTCAAGGCCAACCAGGTGCGTATCCTGGTTGCCACCGACATCGCCGCACGCGGTCTGGACATTGATCAGTTGCCACACGTGGTCAACTTCGAACTGCCGAACGTCGATGAAGATTACGTTCACCGTATCGGCCGTACCGGCCGTGCCGGTCGTTCGGGCGAGGCGATCTCGCTGGTCGCGCCGGACGAAGAAAAACTGCTGAAAAGCATCGAACGCATGACCAAGCAGAAAATCGCCGACGGCGACCTGATGGGCTTCGATTCGAGCACCATTGAAGCCGAGAAGCCGGAAGTGCGTGAGCGTCCGGACGTGCGTAACCCGCGCAATCCACGTGGCCCACGCGGTGACGGGCCGAATGGCGGCGGCGGTGGCGGCGGTCGTAAAGACAAAGGCAAAGACAAGGGCAAGGAAAAACCGGCCGGTGAACGTGGCGAGCGCCCTGCCCGTCAGCAGAAACCGCGCGAAGGCACTCCAGCCCGCGAACAGCGCCCGAGCCAACCGCCACGTGCGGCGGCTGATCGTGCACCGGACGAGTTCCTCGACGACGATGTGGATAACTTCGGTAACCGCGTTGACTACGTGCCCAAGCCTGCCCCGGCAGGCGGTCGCGGCCGTCGTCCAGGCGCACCGGCTCAAGGTGCTGGCGCAGGTTCGGGCGCACCACGCGGCGGTCAGTCGCAGGGTCGTCAGAACGGTCCGCGCAACAGCAACGGCTCGAGCACCGGCACCCCGCCCGCCAAACGCAGTGGCGGCCCGCGCAACGGCGCACCGCGTGATGGTCAGTCGGGTCGTCGCGACGAGTCCGCTTCGTCGTCGCGCAACCGTCGTCCAGCCCGTGACGATCAGCCACGCAGCGAACCGGCCGTACAAAACCCGCGCAGCACCGGGCCGAAGATCATGCACAAGGAATCGAAAGCCGACCGCTTCCCGACGCCTGAGCAGCTCGATCAACTGCCAAGCCGCCCGCGTGGCGAGAAACCAGCGCTGCTGACCCGCAATCGCTGA
- the metF gene encoding methylenetetrahydrofolate reductase [NAD(P)H] — translation MSQDRRYSFEFFPTKTDAGHEKLLATARQLATYNPDFFSCTYGAGGSTRDRTLNTVLQLESEVKIPAAPHLSCVGDSKDDLRGLLNEYKAAGIKRIVALRGDLPSGMGMTSGELRHANELVEFIREETGDHFHIEVAAYPEMHPQARNYEDDLANFVRKARAGADSAITQYFFNADSYFYFVDRLQAQGVDLPIVPGIMPITNYSKLARFSDACGAEIPRWIRKQLEAYGDDTQSIQRFGEQVVSEMCERLLQGGAPGLHFYSMNQAEPSLAIWNNLKLPR, via the coding sequence ATGTCCCAAGACCGTCGCTACAGCTTCGAGTTCTTCCCGACCAAGACCGATGCTGGGCATGAAAAACTGCTCGCCACTGCCCGTCAGCTGGCCACCTACAACCCCGACTTCTTTTCCTGCACCTATGGCGCTGGTGGTTCGACCCGTGATCGCACCCTCAACACCGTTCTGCAACTGGAAAGCGAAGTCAAAATTCCGGCCGCACCGCACCTGTCGTGCGTCGGCGACAGCAAGGACGACCTGCGCGGCCTGCTGAACGAGTACAAGGCTGCCGGCATCAAGCGCATCGTTGCCCTGCGTGGTGACCTGCCGTCCGGCATGGGCATGACCAGCGGTGAGCTGCGTCACGCCAATGAGCTGGTTGAATTCATTCGTGAAGAAACCGGTGACCATTTCCACATCGAAGTTGCCGCTTACCCGGAGATGCATCCGCAAGCACGCAACTACGAAGACGATCTGGCCAACTTCGTGCGCAAGGCTCGCGCCGGTGCCGACAGCGCGATCACCCAGTACTTCTTCAACGCCGACAGCTACTTCTACTTTGTCGACCGTTTGCAGGCGCAGGGTGTCGATCTGCCGATCGTGCCGGGGATCATGCCGATCACCAACTACAGCAAACTCGCGCGCTTCTCCGACGCCTGCGGTGCGGAAATCCCGCGCTGGATCCGCAAGCAACTGGAAGCCTACGGCGATGACACACAAAGCATTCAGCGCTTTGGTGAGCAAGTCGTCAGCGAGATGTGCGAACGCTTGTTGCAGGGCGGCGCGCCGGGGCTGCACTTCTATTCCATGAACCAGGCTGAGCCTAGTCTGGCGATCTGGAATAACCTGAAGTTGCCGCGTTGA
- a CDS encoding substrate-binding periplasmic protein: MPLITQLFAVLVFACLSFAARGEKLRIVTEPWAPYVYEEGGKNLGLDYETTAIVFKRLGIEVEWQFLPWKRCLSMLETGQADGALDIFHSEERDATLLYPSEPLSDVEFVMFYANDRPHPFSKLEELKGLTIGTSPGYLYSPDFSESTLFSREPAPTHEANFGKLVRGRIDLLITDRRVGQHLLDELNIRDQITENPTVISRQSQFLAVRRNAGMDLLVQRFGAELKRFKREPAYAELSARYGAAPASSPSMNSATANRKTVEQQESSAQ, encoded by the coding sequence ATGCCTTTGATCACGCAATTATTCGCCGTGCTGGTTTTTGCTTGCCTGAGCTTCGCCGCTCGAGGCGAGAAGCTGCGTATTGTCACCGAGCCATGGGCGCCGTACGTGTATGAAGAAGGCGGCAAGAACCTCGGGCTCGACTACGAAACCACGGCCATCGTCTTCAAACGTCTGGGCATTGAAGTCGAATGGCAATTCCTGCCATGGAAGCGCTGCCTGTCGATGCTTGAAACCGGTCAGGCCGACGGTGCACTGGACATTTTTCACAGCGAAGAGCGCGACGCCACCCTGCTTTACCCAAGTGAACCGCTGTCGGACGTCGAGTTCGTGATGTTCTACGCCAATGACCGGCCGCACCCGTTCAGCAAACTCGAAGAACTCAAAGGCCTGACCATCGGCACTTCGCCGGGTTATCTGTACAGCCCCGATTTCAGCGAATCAACGTTGTTTAGCCGTGAACCGGCACCGACCCACGAAGCCAACTTTGGAAAACTGGTGCGAGGTCGCATCGACTTGCTGATCACTGATCGCCGTGTCGGTCAGCATTTGCTCGATGAGCTGAATATCCGCGATCAGATCACTGAAAACCCCACCGTCATTAGCCGCCAAAGCCAGTTTCTCGCGGTTCGGCGCAATGCCGGCATGGATTTATTGGTGCAACGTTTTGGTGCCGAACTTAAACGTTTCAAGCGCGAACCGGCGTATGCCGAGCTCAGCGCACGCTACGGCGCCGCACCCGCCAGCAGCCCTTCAATGAATTCAGCCACGGCCAACCGCAAAACCGTTGAGCAGCAGGAAAGCAGCGCGCAGTGA
- a CDS encoding cytochrome b has translation MQLRNSSSRYGWVSIFMHWGVALVVFGLFALGLWMVGLDYYSSWRKEAPDLHKSIGLVLLGLMVLRVLWRFISPPPPTLQSYSRMTRIGAKFGHGFLYLALFAVMIAGYLISTADGVGIPVFGLFEVPALLSGLPDQADTAGVIHLWLAWALVIFSGLHALAALKHHFIDRDATLTRMLGRKA, from the coding sequence ATGCAGCTACGTAACTCTTCTTCGCGCTATGGTTGGGTCAGCATCTTCATGCACTGGGGTGTGGCGCTGGTGGTCTTCGGGCTGTTCGCGCTGGGCTTGTGGATGGTCGGGCTGGATTACTACAGCAGCTGGCGCAAAGAAGCGCCGGATCTGCACAAGAGTATCGGTCTGGTGCTGTTGGGTCTGATGGTGTTGCGGGTGCTGTGGCGCTTTATCAGCCCACCGCCGCCGACGCTGCAAAGCTACAGCCGCATGACCCGTATCGGTGCCAAATTCGGCCACGGGTTTCTGTATCTCGCGCTGTTCGCTGTGATGATTGCCGGTTACCTGATTTCCACCGCAGACGGTGTCGGGATCCCGGTGTTTGGCCTGTTTGAAGTTCCTGCACTGCTCTCCGGGCTACCGGATCAGGCAGATACCGCTGGGGTGATTCATCTCTGGCTGGCGTGGGCGCTGGTAATTTTTTCCGGTCTCCATGCGTTGGCAGCATTGAAGCACCACTTTATCGATCGTGATGCGACCCTGACGCGAATGCTCGGTCGCAAAGCCTGA
- a CDS encoding adenosylmethionine--8-amino-7-oxononanoate transaminase: MGLNNQWMQRDLAVLWHPCTQMKDHEQLPLIPIKRGEGVWLEDFEGKRYLDAVSSWWVNVFGHANPRINQGIKDQVDQLEHVILAGFSHQPVIELSERLVKMTPEGLNRVFYADNGSSCIEVALKMSFHYWLNRGQPNKKRFITLTNSYHGETMAAMAVGDVPLFTETYKALLMDTIKVPSPDCYGRPEGMSWEEHSRNMFAAMEQTLAEHHDSVAAVIVEPLIQGAGGMRMYHPVYLKLLREACDRYGVHLILDEIAVGFGRTGTMFACEQAGIRPDFLCLSKALTGGYLPLAACLTTDEVYSAFYDDYPTLRAFLHSHSYTGNPLACAAALATLDIFEQDNVIENNKALAQRMASATAHLVDHPNVSEVRQTGMVLAIEMVKDKATKEAYPWQERRGLKVFQHALERGALLRPLGSVVYFLPPYVITPEQIDFLAEVASEGIDIATRDSVSVAVPKDFHPGFRDPG, encoded by the coding sequence ATGGGCCTGAATAACCAGTGGATGCAACGCGACCTCGCGGTGTTGTGGCATCCCTGCACCCAGATGAAAGACCACGAACAGCTGCCGCTGATCCCGATCAAGCGCGGCGAAGGCGTCTGGCTCGAAGACTTCGAAGGCAAGCGCTACCTCGACGCCGTCAGCTCCTGGTGGGTCAACGTGTTCGGCCACGCCAACCCGCGCATCAATCAGGGCATCAAGGATCAGGTCGATCAACTGGAACACGTGATTCTGGCCGGCTTCAGCCATCAACCGGTGATCGAGTTGTCCGAGCGTCTGGTGAAGATGACGCCGGAAGGGCTGAACCGGGTGTTCTACGCCGATAACGGTTCGTCCTGCATCGAAGTCGCGTTGAAAATGAGCTTTCACTACTGGCTCAATCGCGGTCAACCGAACAAGAAGCGCTTCATCACTCTGACCAACAGCTACCACGGCGAAACCATGGCGGCGATGGCGGTCGGCGATGTGCCGTTGTTCACAGAGACCTACAAAGCGCTGCTGATGGACACCATCAAAGTGCCGAGCCCGGATTGCTACGGGCGCCCCGAAGGCATGAGCTGGGAAGAACACTCGCGCAATATGTTCGCCGCCATGGAACAGACCTTGGCAGAGCATCATGACAGCGTCGCGGCAGTGATCGTCGAGCCGTTGATTCAGGGCGCCGGTGGCATGCGCATGTATCACCCGGTGTATCTGAAGTTGCTGCGTGAAGCCTGCGACCGTTACGGCGTGCATTTGATCCTCGACGAAATCGCCGTTGGCTTTGGCCGCACCGGGACGATGTTTGCTTGTGAACAGGCTGGCATCCGTCCGGACTTCCTCTGCCTGTCGAAAGCCCTGACCGGCGGCTATCTGCCGCTGGCGGCGTGCCTGACCACCGACGAGGTTTACAGCGCTTTCTACGACGACTATCCAACCTTGCGTGCATTTCTCCATTCACACAGCTACACCGGCAACCCGCTGGCGTGCGCGGCGGCACTGGCAACGCTGGATATCTTCGAGCAGGACAACGTCATCGAGAACAACAAGGCGCTGGCCCAGCGCATGGCCTCGGCGACGGCGCATCTGGTCGATCACCCGAACGTGTCCGAAGTGCGTCAGACCGGCATGGTTCTGGCCATCGAGATGGTCAAGGATAAAGCCACGAAAGAGGCCTACCCTTGGCAGGAACGTCGTGGCTTGAAGGTGTTTCAGCATGCGCTGGAGCGTGGCGCGCTGCTGCGGCCGCTGGGCAGCGTGGTGTATTTCCTGCCGCCGTACGTGATCACCCCGGAGCAGATCGACTTCCTCGCCGAAGTCGCCAGCGAAGGCATCGACATTGCTACGCGTGACAGCGTCAGTGTGGCCGTGCCAAAAGACTTCCATCCCGGTTTCCGCGATCCGGGTTGA